The Carassius auratus strain Wakin unplaced genomic scaffold, ASM336829v1 scaf_tig00214963, whole genome shotgun sequence genome contains a region encoding:
- the LOC113093318 gene encoding gastrula zinc finger protein XlCGF8.2DB-like isoform X3: MGHLQSPYVVEGLMKMKEEKRDLNEVEEKYQDQKHHDVNGEKSVSCGIKKTEVKRPFSCSQCGKSFTSNKTLKGHILIHTGIKPFSCSQCGKSFTQKAHLKSHLVTHTSEKLFSCSQCGKSFTRKESLKNHMIIHAGIKPFSCSQCGKSFTQKGSLNDHMLIHAGIKSFSCSHCGKCFVCKSYLIKHMSIHTGIKLFGCSQCGKSFAHKASLRNHMLIHAGIKSHSCSQCGKSFTLKAQLNIHLVAHAS, from the coding sequence GCctgatgaaaatgaaagaagaaaagcGAGATCTGAATGAAGTAGAGGAGAAATATCAGGATCAGAAACATCATGATGTCAATGGAGAAAAATCAGTGAGTTGCGGCATTAAAAAAACGGAAGTCAAgaggcctttcagctgctctcaatgtggaaagagtttcacaagTAACAAAACTCTTAAGGGGCACATTTTAATTCATACTgggataaagcctttcagctgctctcagtgtggaaagagttttacacagaaaGCACACCTTAAGAGTCATTTGGTAACTCACACTTCAGAAAAACTTTTCagttgctctcagtgtggaaagagttttacacgcAAAGAAAGCCTTAAGAACCACATGATAATTCAtgctggaataaagcctttcagctgctctcagtgtggaaagagttttacacagaaaGGAAGCTTAAAtgatcacatgttaattcatgctgggataaagTCTTTCAGTTGCTCTCATTGTGGAAAGTGTTTCGTATGTAAGAGTTATCTTATTAAGCACATGTCAATTCATACTGGGATAAAGCTTTTcggctgctctcagtgtggaaagagttttgcacaTAAAGCAAGCTTAAGgaatcacatgttaattcatgctgggataaagtctcatagctgctctcagtgtggaaagagttttacactgAAAGCACAACTTAACATTCACTTGGTAGCTCACGCTTCATAA
- the LOC113093318 gene encoding gastrula zinc finger protein XlCGF8.2DB-like isoform X4, producing MKMKEEKRDLNEVEEKYQDQKHHDVNGEKSVSCGIKKTEVKRPFSCSQCGKSFTSNKTLKGHILIHTGIKPFSCSQCGKSFTQKAHLKSHLVTHTSEKLFSCSQCGKSFTRKESLKNHMIIHAGIKPFSCSQCGKSFTQKGSLNDHMLIHAGIKSFSCSHCGKCFVCKSYLIKHMSIHTGIKLFGCSQCGKSFAHKASLRNHMLIHAGIKSHSCSQCGKSFTLKAQLNIHLVAHAS from the coding sequence atgaaaatgaaagaagaaaagcGAGATCTGAATGAAGTAGAGGAGAAATATCAGGATCAGAAACATCATGATGTCAATGGAGAAAAATCAGTGAGTTGCGGCATTAAAAAAACGGAAGTCAAgaggcctttcagctgctctcaatgtggaaagagtttcacaagTAACAAAACTCTTAAGGGGCACATTTTAATTCATACTgggataaagcctttcagctgctctcagtgtggaaagagttttacacagaaaGCACACCTTAAGAGTCATTTGGTAACTCACACTTCAGAAAAACTTTTCagttgctctcagtgtggaaagagttttacacgcAAAGAAAGCCTTAAGAACCACATGATAATTCAtgctggaataaagcctttcagctgctctcagtgtggaaagagttttacacagaaaGGAAGCTTAAAtgatcacatgttaattcatgctgggataaagTCTTTCAGTTGCTCTCATTGTGGAAAGTGTTTCGTATGTAAGAGTTATCTTATTAAGCACATGTCAATTCATACTGGGATAAAGCTTTTcggctgctctcagtgtggaaagagttttgcacaTAAAGCAAGCTTAAGgaatcacatgttaattcatgctgggataaagtctcatagctgctctcagtgtggaaagagttttacactgAAAGCACAACTTAACATTCACTTGGTAGCTCACGCTTCATAA